A single window of Paenibacillus sp. SYP-B4298 DNA harbors:
- a CDS encoding HD family phosphohydrolase, whose protein sequence is MNRKQGANRTGSQAAKWAGWKHSAGVRWLLLFLFVLLFYSSLSSHLVPKTYNIQLNEISNRDIRAPRQWEDEKARLQAQQEAADRVQTVYSIVVLRNENLVDQIYQRILQINQDDQVSQQNKIDIYRTVIPSRYGQYIDEFLRTNRATDNYNSTLLEEMSRVVREQQYTIPEETFYKLPKLSADDLSQMQSVTRDIVRELMNEQLRDAETARTKVAELVNASALSDRTQREIVQELARYAITPNKFADKQATDEARVLAQENTPKVVIEEGDIVVRDGEKITQEIYDRLQALGLLQSKKTYWPHLGVLILSALFALVIQQLVSSETGVWGGGKQRYSNSQLFMLLLIFLLNLAFMLIVALTQTNSTAYVGFLAPVAMGTMLITLLLDVHLALISSILFASIGSILFNVHQDQIFDYKFGFVFIVISFAAIFSIHRASQRSTILKAGIMVSLFGSAAALAVMLFDQPINSSQMLYTLGFTFASGLLTAVLVIGLMPFFEVSFGILSALKLVELSNPNHPLLRKLLTETPGTYHHSVMVGNLSEAAAESIGANGLLCRVGSFYHDIGKTRRPSYFIENQTNIENPHDSIEPKLSKSIIIAHARDGVEMLKAHGIPKPLRDIAEQHHGTTFLKFFYYKALKLAEEAGVEPDFTEDDFRYPGPKAQSKEAAIVGIADCVEAAVRSLRSPTMEQVESMIHKIIKGRLDDNQFNECDLTMKELDKIAQSLKESVIGIFHSRIEYPEDVKSKERPA, encoded by the coding sequence ATGAACCGAAAGCAGGGTGCAAACCGGACAGGCTCTCAAGCAGCGAAGTGGGCAGGATGGAAGCATAGCGCGGGCGTTCGATGGTTGCTGCTGTTTTTGTTTGTGCTGCTGTTCTATTCCAGTCTTTCCTCTCATCTTGTACCCAAAACTTATAATATTCAGCTGAATGAAATCAGCAACCGCGATATTCGCGCACCACGCCAATGGGAGGATGAGAAGGCAAGGCTGCAGGCGCAGCAGGAGGCCGCAGACCGCGTACAGACTGTATATAGCATCGTCGTACTGCGCAACGAAAATCTGGTTGACCAAATCTATCAGCGCATTCTGCAGATTAACCAGGATGATCAGGTATCGCAGCAGAACAAGATAGATATTTACCGTACCGTCATTCCTAGCCGCTACGGCCAGTATATTGACGAGTTTCTAAGAACGAATCGTGCGACCGACAATTATAACAGCACCTTGCTCGAAGAGATGTCCAGGGTGGTTCGGGAGCAGCAGTATACGATTCCAGAGGAGACGTTCTACAAGCTGCCCAAGCTATCTGCGGATGATCTGAGCCAGATGCAGAGCGTGACGCGCGATATTGTCAGGGAGCTGATGAATGAGCAGTTGCGAGACGCGGAGACGGCACGGACGAAGGTGGCCGAGCTGGTCAACGCCAGCGCGCTGTCCGATCGCACCCAACGCGAGATTGTGCAGGAGCTGGCTCGCTATGCGATTACGCCTAACAAGTTTGCAGACAAGCAGGCGACAGATGAAGCCAGGGTGCTGGCTCAGGAGAACACGCCTAAGGTCGTAATTGAGGAAGGGGACATCGTTGTTCGCGACGGTGAGAAAATTACCCAGGAAATATACGACCGCTTGCAGGCGCTTGGTCTGTTGCAGAGCAAGAAGACCTATTGGCCTCATCTGGGCGTGCTGATATTATCTGCGCTGTTCGCGCTTGTCATCCAGCAGCTCGTATCGTCGGAGACGGGGGTATGGGGCGGCGGCAAGCAACGTTATAGCAATTCTCAACTGTTTATGCTGCTGCTGATCTTCCTGCTTAATCTGGCGTTCATGCTGATCGTAGCGCTCACACAGACGAACAGCACGGCGTATGTAGGGTTTCTTGCGCCAGTGGCGATGGGAACGATGCTGATTACCTTGCTGCTGGATGTTCATCTGGCGCTGATCAGCTCCATCCTGTTCGCGTCGATTGGGAGCATATTGTTTAACGTTCATCAGGATCAAATATTCGATTACAAGTTCGGCTTCGTCTTTATCGTCATCTCGTTTGCAGCGATATTCTCCATTCATCGCGCGAGCCAGCGCTCCACGATTTTGAAGGCGGGAATTATGGTCAGTCTGTTCGGCTCGGCGGCCGCCCTGGCAGTAATGCTGTTCGATCAGCCGATTAATTCCAGCCAGATGCTGTACACGCTGGGCTTCACCTTTGCCAGCGGTCTGCTGACGGCTGTGCTTGTCATCGGGCTGATGCCATTCTTCGAGGTCAGCTTCGGCATCTTGTCTGCGCTCAAGCTGGTGGAGCTGTCGAACCCGAACCATCCACTGCTGCGCAAGCTGCTAACAGAGACACCGGGCACCTATCATCACAGTGTCATGGTCGGCAATCTGTCCGAGGCGGCTGCGGAATCGATCGGAGCAAATGGGCTGCTCTGCCGTGTCGGGTCGTTCTATCATGACATTGGCAAGACGAGGCGACCGAGCTATTTCATCGAGAATCAGACGAATATTGAGAATCCGCATGACTCGATTGAACCTAAGCTGAGCAAGTCGATTATTATTGCTCATGCCAGAGATGGTGTGGAGATGCTCAAGGCACACGGCATTCCCAAGCCGCTGCGTGATATTGCCGAGCAGCATCATGGCACTACGTTCCTGAAGTTTTTCTATTACAAGGCGCTCAAGCTGGCAGAGGAGGCCGGTGTGGAGCCGGACTTCACAGAGGATGACTTCCGTTATCCTGGACCTAAGGCGCAGTCGAAGGAAGCGGCAATCGTCGGCATCGCTGATTGTGTAGAGGCGGCAGTGCGCAGCCTGCGCAGCCCGACGATGGAGCAAGTCGAATCGATGATCCACAAAATTATTAAAGGGCGTCTGGATGACAATCAGTTCAATGAATGTGATCTGACGATGAAGGAGCTGGATAAAATAGCCCAATCACTGAAGGAATCGGTGATCGGCATTTTCCACTCGCGGATTGAATACCCGGAAGATGTGAAGTCAAAGGAGCGTCCGGCATGA
- a CDS encoding PhoH family protein codes for MSEKTKNVKIPLLSAAEGLAVFGPQDKYLKLVEQQVEATIMSRDAEIVVNGPEDEVESLEQLFTVLLELVRGGYSPSERDIMYALELARTMQADQLLDLFKAEITTTYRGKPVRVKTIGQRHYVKTIRKKDIVFGIGPAGTGKTYLAVVLAIAALKENSVKRIILTRPAVEAGESLGFLPGDLQEKVDPYLRPLYDALHDVMGPDQSAKAFERGLIEVAPLAYMRGRTLDDSFIILDEAQNTTPEQMKMFLTRLGFGSKMVITGDVTQIDLPRGKKSGLIEASRILKEIEEIGFITFSDSDVVRHSLVQQIIVAYNKDAEGQFSSENQP; via the coding sequence TTGTCAGAGAAGACGAAGAATGTGAAGATTCCGCTGCTCAGCGCGGCGGAGGGATTGGCGGTATTCGGACCACAGGACAAATATTTGAAGCTTGTCGAGCAACAGGTGGAAGCAACCATTATGTCGCGTGATGCCGAAATTGTAGTGAATGGCCCTGAAGATGAGGTTGAATCGCTGGAGCAACTGTTCACAGTTCTGCTGGAGCTGGTGCGAGGCGGCTATTCGCCGTCCGAGCGTGATATTATGTATGCGCTGGAGCTTGCGCGCACGATGCAGGCTGACCAGTTGCTTGATCTGTTCAAGGCGGAGATTACAACAACCTATCGTGGCAAGCCTGTACGGGTGAAGACGATCGGACAGCGGCATTATGTGAAGACGATTCGCAAGAAGGACATCGTATTCGGGATCGGGCCGGCGGGCACAGGCAAGACGTATCTCGCTGTTGTGCTGGCGATTGCCGCGCTCAAAGAAAATTCGGTCAAGCGGATTATATTGACCCGTCCAGCCGTCGAAGCAGGAGAGAGCCTCGGGTTTCTGCCAGGCGATCTGCAGGAGAAGGTGGACCCGTATCTGCGACCGCTGTATGATGCTCTGCATGATGTGATGGGGCCGGATCAATCAGCCAAAGCGTTCGAGCGCGGCTTGATTGAAGTGGCTCCGTTGGCGTATATGCGCGGACGGACGCTGGATGACTCGTTCATCATCCTGGACGAGGCGCAAAATACAACGCCGGAGCAGATGAAGATGTTCTTGACCCGTCTTGGCTTTGGCTCCAAGATGGTCATTACGGGCGATGTGACGCAGATTGATTTGCCCCGCGGCAAAAAATCGGGCTTAATTGAAGCATCGCGAATTTTGAAAGAAATCGAAGAAATCGGCTTTATTACCTTCAGTGATTCGGATGTCGTTCGGCATTCATTGGTTCAACAAATTATTGTGGCATACAACAAGGATGCGGAAGGTCAGTTCAGTTCTGAAAATCAACCATAG
- the yqfD gene encoding sporulation protein YqfD, which produces MSMTWLQTVQGVVTVSIRGNRLEEMVNEATRGGIGLSAIRRAGDGLLECEVTVGDYFRLRPHLKRTGCRIHVLKRRGLPFWLRRLERRKFFAAGLFLFFAGLYVLSSLVWTIEVKGNEKLTTEQVMQAAREEGLYPFQWSFRLQELDMLSKKLVGRLPGVSWIGVDRQGTKVTVEVVESTTPPPLALYSPRHLVASVDAVVTQVKADSGKPAVARNKKVKKGDILISGVIGKDGNTRTVVAKGDVRGLVWYVYEIESPLTQKVKVYTGDSKTQWHLLLGSRTLQVWGFGQPEFERFESVESQRQLAWRGWTLPLGTVKEQVMEMREDERALSVEEARALGILRAQAAVLDKAGEKARIVEQNILHEKTENGKVYMKVFFEVEQSIAEERAIVQMQGE; this is translated from the coding sequence ATGAGCATGACATGGCTGCAAACGGTGCAAGGCGTAGTTACGGTGTCGATTCGCGGCAACAGGCTGGAGGAGATGGTCAATGAGGCGACCAGGGGTGGCATCGGACTGTCAGCCATCCGGCGAGCTGGGGACGGGCTGCTTGAGTGCGAGGTGACGGTTGGCGATTATTTTCGTCTTCGCCCGCACTTGAAGCGGACAGGCTGCCGTATTCATGTGCTGAAGAGGCGGGGACTGCCCTTTTGGCTGCGCAGGCTCGAGCGGCGCAAGTTCTTTGCGGCAGGGCTGTTCTTGTTCTTTGCCGGGCTCTATGTGCTCTCCTCTCTCGTATGGACGATAGAAGTGAAGGGCAATGAGAAGCTGACGACGGAGCAGGTGATGCAGGCAGCCAGGGAGGAGGGGCTATATCCGTTCCAGTGGTCTTTTCGGCTGCAGGAGCTGGACATGCTATCCAAAAAATTGGTCGGGAGACTTCCGGGCGTATCCTGGATCGGCGTAGATCGCCAGGGAACGAAGGTGACGGTCGAGGTGGTCGAGAGCACCACGCCGCCGCCGCTTGCGCTCTACAGTCCGCGCCATCTGGTGGCCTCTGTGGATGCGGTCGTGACGCAGGTGAAGGCGGACAGCGGGAAGCCTGCTGTTGCCCGCAACAAAAAAGTCAAGAAAGGCGATATACTAATATCAGGGGTTATTGGCAAGGATGGAAATACGAGGACTGTAGTCGCCAAGGGGGATGTACGAGGTCTCGTATGGTATGTCTATGAGATCGAATCGCCGTTGACGCAAAAGGTGAAGGTGTATACAGGAGACTCCAAGACGCAATGGCATCTGCTGCTCGGGTCGCGCACGCTTCAGGTTTGGGGCTTTGGCCAGCCGGAGTTTGAACGATTCGAATCGGTCGAGTCGCAGCGGCAGCTTGCATGGAGAGGCTGGACGCTGCCTCTGGGAACCGTTAAGGAGCAGGTGATGGAGATGCGGGAGGATGAGCGTGCCTTGAGCGTAGAGGAAGCCAGGGCGCTCGGGATTTTGCGGGCGCAAGCGGCAGTATTGGACAAGGCAGGGGAAAAAGCGCGCATTGTGGAACAAAATATTTTGCATGAAAAGACGGAGAATGGTAAAGTTTATATGAAAGTGTTTTTTGAAGTCGAGCAGTCCATTGCTGAAGAAAGAGCCATAGTCCAAATGCAAGGAGAATGA
- the yqfC gene encoding sporulation protein YqfC: protein MRSISRKIRKLTANLLDVPQDVVFDLPRVTMIGDRQLYIENHRGVLHFTSDLLRLALSKGELEVAGSGLVIRAIWTEEVFIEGQIHHLQLQGQGEGDA from the coding sequence ATGCGCAGCATAAGCCGCAAAATCCGAAAATTAACCGCCAATCTGCTGGATGTGCCCCAGGATGTTGTATTCGATCTGCCCCGTGTGACGATGATTGGCGATCGCCAACTCTACATCGAGAATCATCGGGGCGTGTTGCATTTTACCAGCGACCTGCTGCGGCTGGCCTTGTCCAAGGGAGAGCTGGAGGTGGCGGGCAGCGGGCTTGTTATACGCGCCATCTGGACGGAGGAAGTGTTCATTGAAGGGCAGATTCACCATCTTCAACTACAAGGACAAGGAGAGGGGGACGCATGA
- the floA gene encoding flotillin-like protein FloA (flotillin-like protein involved in membrane lipid rafts), giving the protein MDPLIMYAVVGVVVLIAIVVFFNFFPFMLWISALASGVRIGIITLVAMRLRRVAPARIVNPLIKATKAGLGLNINQLESHYLAGGNVDRVVNALIAAQRANIQLEFTRAAAIDLAGRDVLQAVQMSVNPKVIETPFVSAVAKDGIEVKVRARVTVRANIDRLVGGAGEETILARVGEGIVSTNGSSASHKAVLENPDMISRTVLDKGLDAGTAFEILSIDIADVDVGKNIGANLQTEQAEADKIIAQAKAEERRAMAVALEQEMKARVVEMQARVVESESQVPLAMADALKGGKLGVMDYLNMKNIEADTQMRGSIGKTEGSSDDNSFDKR; this is encoded by the coding sequence ATGGATCCGTTAATTATGTATGCAGTGGTTGGTGTCGTTGTATTGATTGCGATTGTTGTATTTTTTAATTTCTTTCCGTTCATGCTGTGGATCTCAGCGCTGGCTTCCGGGGTGCGGATCGGTATTATTACGCTCGTCGCGATGAGACTGAGACGGGTTGCGCCAGCGCGCATCGTCAATCCGCTCATTAAGGCAACGAAAGCTGGACTGGGCTTGAATATTAACCAGCTTGAGAGCCACTATCTGGCGGGCGGCAACGTTGACCGTGTGGTCAATGCGCTCATCGCGGCGCAGCGCGCCAACATTCAACTGGAATTTACACGGGCGGCTGCGATCGATCTGGCAGGACGCGATGTGCTGCAGGCTGTGCAGATGAGCGTTAATCCGAAGGTGATCGAGACTCCGTTCGTATCGGCTGTGGCGAAGGATGGAATCGAGGTCAAGGTGCGGGCTCGCGTCACTGTGCGCGCCAATATCGACCGTCTTGTTGGCGGAGCGGGTGAAGAAACTATTCTTGCTCGTGTGGGCGAGGGTATCGTCAGTACGAACGGTTCTTCTGCTTCTCACAAGGCAGTACTGGAAAATCCGGATATGATTTCTCGTACCGTGTTGGATAAAGGATTGGACGCGGGAACGGCTTTTGAGATCTTGTCCATCGATATTGCGGATGTGGACGTGGGCAAGAACATCGGCGCCAATCTGCAGACCGAGCAGGCGGAAGCCGATAAGATCATCGCCCAGGCGAAGGCGGAGGAGCGCCGCGCGATGGCTGTTGCGCTTGAGCAGGAAATGAAGGCGCGCGTGGTGGAGATGCAGGCTCGCGTAGTCGAATCCGAATCTCAGGTGCCGCTGGCGATGGCTGATGCGCTGAAGGGCGGCAAGCTCGGGGTTATGGATTATCTGAACATGAAAAATATCGAGGCGGATACCCAGATGCGCGGCTCAATTGGCAAGACGGAAGGCTCCTCCGACGACAATAGCTTTGATAAGCGTTAG
- a CDS encoding NfeD family protein, with protein sequence MAHHLRKQGWLRALLIVFMLSLLLGLPLWTAAAETKAPPSAASAPGTAVFVVPVKQAIESGLQSFLERAFEEAEQASADRILLVIDTLGGRVVNADEIGDLIRSSSVPVVAYVQNRAMSAGAFIALNADQIIMHPGSTIGAAAVVDGSGTLIEDPKTVSHWVGAMRSAAELNGRDPEVAIKMADPYSEVHIKKLNKTYGKGEVLTLTAEEALQVGYSEHTAGSVEDALKYLGLDNRSIIEFNPSLAENIARFVTSQGIATLLLILGLAGVAIELFVPGFGVPGIVGLVSFGLYFFGHYIAGFAGMETAVLFAIGIGLLIIELFVPSFGILGILGIASLVGGILMAAYDTADALLNLTVAVIVAAVVVAVFSYIFKKRGIWNKFILEERLTSEEGFISAESKILLQGLEGIALTPLRPSGTVDIAGERVDVITLGEFIASGARVKVIKVEGTRVVVGEVHTN encoded by the coding sequence GTGGCACATCATCTCAGAAAGCAAGGATGGTTGCGGGCGCTATTGATCGTCTTCATGCTGTCGCTGCTGCTTGGCCTGCCATTGTGGACAGCCGCCGCGGAGACGAAAGCTCCACCGTCAGCAGCATCTGCGCCGGGGACAGCAGTGTTCGTCGTACCGGTCAAGCAGGCGATCGAATCTGGACTGCAATCCTTTCTGGAGCGGGCATTCGAGGAAGCGGAGCAGGCTTCGGCCGATCGCATTCTGCTCGTCATTGACACATTGGGCGGTCGGGTGGTCAATGCCGACGAGATTGGCGACCTGATTCGCTCTTCCTCGGTGCCAGTTGTAGCCTATGTACAAAACCGGGCGATGTCAGCAGGCGCATTCATTGCGTTAAATGCGGATCAGATTATTATGCATCCGGGGAGCACGATCGGGGCGGCCGCGGTGGTGGATGGCAGCGGCACGCTGATCGAAGACCCGAAGACGGTCTCGCATTGGGTAGGCGCGATGCGCTCGGCGGCCGAGTTGAATGGTCGAGACCCCGAGGTAGCGATCAAGATGGCGGACCCGTACTCGGAGGTACACATCAAGAAGCTGAACAAGACCTACGGCAAGGGAGAAGTGCTGACGCTGACAGCGGAGGAGGCGCTTCAGGTCGGCTATTCAGAGCATACCGCTGGCTCGGTAGAGGATGCGCTGAAGTATCTCGGACTGGATAACCGCAGCATCATTGAGTTTAACCCGTCTCTGGCAGAAAATATTGCACGATTCGTTACCTCCCAGGGAATTGCGACGCTGCTGCTTATTCTCGGTTTAGCCGGAGTGGCCATTGAATTGTTCGTACCTGGCTTTGGTGTGCCGGGCATCGTCGGCCTGGTATCATTCGGGCTATATTTCTTCGGACATTATATTGCGGGTTTCGCGGGAATGGAGACTGCCGTGCTATTTGCAATCGGAATTGGTCTGTTAATTATTGAGCTGTTCGTCCCAAGCTTCGGTATACTGGGTATCCTAGGTATTGCGTCGTTAGTCGGAGGCATATTGATGGCTGCTTATGATACCGCGGATGCATTGCTTAACTTGACGGTAGCTGTTATTGTTGCGGCAGTTGTTGTAGCTGTATTCAGTTACATTTTCAAAAAGCGGGGCATCTGGAACAAATTCATACTGGAGGAGAGACTGACCTCCGAGGAGGGATTCATCTCTGCCGAATCCAAGATTCTTCTCCAGGGTCTGGAAGGCATAGCCTTGACACCGCTACGCCCATCAGGTACGGTTGACATTGCCGGGGAGCGGGTGGATGTCATCACTTTGGGCGAATTCATCGCTTCAGGGGCAAGGGTGAAAGTCATTAAGGTAGAAGGAACAAGAGTAGTCGTTGGTGAAGTCCATACAAACTAA
- a CDS encoding GatB/YqeY domain-containing protein, giving the protein MNLSDRLNDDMKQAMKSQDKFKLSTIRMVRASVKNQEIDLKRALDDNEVLDILSREIKQRKDSLQEFKKAGREDLVTNLAAEIDIISVYLPQQLTEEEIKVIVQQTIQETGASSKAEMGKVMTALMPKVKGRADGKLVNQLVQQFLQ; this is encoded by the coding sequence ATGAACCTGAGCGATCGATTGAACGATGATATGAAGCAAGCGATGAAGAGTCAAGACAAATTCAAACTCTCCACTATTCGGATGGTTCGCGCCTCTGTGAAAAATCAAGAAATTGATCTGAAGAGAGCGCTGGACGATAACGAAGTGCTTGACATTCTGAGTCGTGAAATCAAGCAACGTAAAGATTCCCTCCAAGAATTTAAGAAAGCCGGCCGCGAAGATTTAGTGACGAATCTCGCTGCAGAAATAGATATTATTAGTGTTTACCTGCCCCAGCAGCTTACCGAAGAAGAAATCAAAGTGATTGTACAGCAGACCATCCAGGAAACCGGTGCTTCTTCGAAGGCCGAGATGGGAAAAGTGATGACCGCCCTGATGCCGAAGGTAAAAGGACGGGCTGACGGTAAACTAGTAAATCAGCTTGTACAGCAATTTCTGCAATAG
- the rpsU gene encoding 30S ribosomal protein S21: MSETRVKKNETIDAALRRFKRSIAKDGVLAEVKKRKHYEKPSVKRKKKSEAARKRKF; this comes from the coding sequence GTGTCTGAAACTAGAGTCAAAAAAAATGAAACAATAGATGCTGCACTTCGTCGCTTCAAGCGTTCCATCGCTAAGGACGGCGTTTTGGCTGAGGTCAAAAAGCGCAAGCACTATGAGAAGCCTAGCGTGAAACGCAAGAAGAAGTCTGAGGCTGCGCGGAAAAGAAAGTTTTAG
- a CDS encoding histidine triad nucleotide-binding protein, producing the protein MDNCLFCKIIEGSIPSKKVFENDQVLAFYDIQPAAREHVLIIPKKHISTMNDVTDEDDQVMAEIFAAARKIASELGIAESGYRLVNNCNRDSGQVVFHLHFHLLGGEKLGPLN; encoded by the coding sequence ATGGATAACTGTCTGTTCTGCAAAATTATAGAGGGATCGATTCCGTCCAAAAAAGTGTTTGAAAATGATCAGGTGTTAGCTTTCTATGATATTCAGCCTGCTGCGCGGGAGCATGTTCTGATTATTCCCAAAAAGCATATTTCAACGATGAACGATGTCACAGATGAGGACGACCAGGTGATGGCCGAAATTTTTGCTGCCGCACGCAAGATCGCCTCAGAGCTTGGCATTGCTGAGTCTGGGTACCGTCTTGTCAATAATTGCAATCGCGACAGCGGACAGGTAGTGTTTCACTTGCATTTCCATCTTCTGGGTGGAGAAAAGCTTGGCCCGCTAAATTAG